CTCAAGCAAAACGCGATGTTCGTTAAGCTTTTCCCGGCAGGGCAAAACCGCGACCGCCGCGCCACCGTCGGCGTTTGGTGCCGCCGCTGCGGCGAAGATTCCGATGAGCATCCCGGTGGAGATCTGTcgcgtccgtcgattttagggctCTCAGTCTGCGTAACCGTCACCGTCTCAACCGGCGATAATCCCCGATCTGATTGCCGGCGGCAACTCCGTTGATCGTTCTGGCGGCGAGCAGGGAGGATCGTGGAGAACCACGATGACAGCGGAGGAGACGCTGATGAAGAAGGTTCGTAGGAATCACGAGATGAATCCTCCTCCTCCGTTGTCTTGTTCGATCTTGGACGGAAAAGGCTTGACAAGATCCAGAACCTTCCGATCCTTTTCTTTGACGCCGCCGCCGCTGCTCCGCCGTCGCACGCTGGGGAGAATCCTTGGCCGACCTCCGGCACGCTGTGGAATAACCGCTCCTGGCGGCGGTCGCGGTCGCTTTTCCGGCGAGTAACATAGGGTGAAACCGAGGGAGGGAGATTGAGCGGCGGCGGAGGATGATTGGGATCAGATTTTCCGGTGGCAGGATGGGGTGATTGGGCTTGGGCCTCGGCGAGAGGTTCGAGGCGTTCCCGGAGACAAGAGGCGCAGACGCCGAGGGTGCTGGTGAGG
This portion of the Lotus japonicus ecotype B-129 chromosome 3, LjGifu_v1.2 genome encodes:
- the LOC130743531 gene encoding uncharacterized protein LOC130743531, which gives rise to MRCKKHLPDLTSTLGVCASCLRERLEPLAEAQAQSPHPATGKSDPNHPPPPLNLPPSVSPYVTRRKSDRDRRQERLFHSVPEVGQGFSPACDGGAAAAASKKRIGRFWILSSLFRPRSNKTTEEEDSSRDSYEPSSSASPPLSSWFSTILPARRQNDQRSCRRQSDRGLSPVETVTVTQTESPKIDGRDRSPPGCSSESSPQRRHQTPTVARRSRFCPAGKSLTNIAFCLSPLVRASPNRRWGHKGLAQELSGGLGGPQHISTAVSYCANRSRKLADFGRVAHNR